Below is a window of Myroides profundi DNA.
TTCTTAGAAATGAAGAAGATGGAAAATCTTAGAGAAATAGAAAAATAAAATAGCAAAAGAGCAATCAGTAAGGATTGCTCTTTTTTTATACTCTAAAGTTTAGTTTTTGAATACTGGTAAAGTGGCACATATTTTGAGTTTTATTATTTTTATAGAATAGTTGTATTCTAAGTAGATAAGTAGAGTTAAATATAGGTAACGGATTGAGTATTATAGTGATGAGTTTAATGTCTTGTAGACTGTCTCTAGTGTATATGTTTTACTCGATAAACAACACAGCTATATTGTGTACTGCTTATTGCTAAAAAGAGCGTTTAATCATTTTTAATTGTATTAAAAAAGTTTAAATTTATAGGTAATTTTACGTAAAATATAATATTAGGAGTATAGTCTCTATATTTGCAATATATAAATAGAAAGTATGTTCATGAAGCGATTAGATTTAAGGGATTATTTCTCTGTAGTAGGAGGAATATTATTCTTTATAGGTATGTCTAGTTCTGTGTATGCACAGGAGAGTCTGTCATTTACAGATGCGTATAATAAGATGTATCAAGATAATAGTCTTATTAAGGCAGTAGAGAAACAGGAAGAAGTACACCATTATAAATGGCAAGCTACTAAGGGGCTACGCTATCCTTCTGTGCGTGCTTTCGGAGGAGGACTATATCTTAGCAAATCGTTAGGAGTAGATCTAAATGGGTTAAAGAATGGAATAGGAGATTTCATTCATTTACCTAATCCAGATGTCTTAGGTAATTGGTCTAAGTCATTTAATAAAAAAGATATGGTCTTCGGTGGGTTTATGGCTACTTGGCCTCTTTATACAGGAGGAAAGATTAATGCTGCTATAAAGGCACATGAGATAGAGAGTAAAATAGGAGAGAAAGAGTTAGAAAAAACGAAGAATAAGTTAATCACTGAATTAGCACAGCGCTATTATTCTGTGAAGTTAGCTGAAGAAGCTGTGGCTGTAAGAAGAACAGTCTTAGAGGGGATGAATAAACATCTACACGATGCGACTAAGCTAGAGGAACACGGTATGATAGCAGCTGTAGAAAAGATGAGTGCTGATGTGGCGGTATCAGAAGCTAATAGACAGCTAGATGGAGCGCTAAAAGATGCTAAATTAGCAAGGTTAGCCTTAGCAAATACATTAGAAGTAGATGAAGTAACAGCTACGTTAGACAGTGATTTCTTTTCGATACCTCAGTTAGAGAACGTTGATTTCTTTCAGGGTTCTGCTGTAGAAAATTATCCAGAACTACAAAAATTAGTATTGCAAAAAGAGCTAGCTGATCAAGGGGTTAAAGTAAAGCAATCTGCTAATTATCCAACAGTATTTGGATTCGGACAAACAATATTAGCACATAATAACCCTATCTTAATAGGAGAGAAAGATAGTAAGCCGTGGGTAGTAGGGATAGGTGTTAGTTATACGTTATTCGAAGGATTTAAAAACAAGAATGAGATTAAAGCTGCTAAAGCAACTAGAGAAAGCGTAGAATTATTCGAAACAAAAGCGAAGAGTGATGTGAAGATGCTAGTAGCTAAGCTGTATCAAGATATTCAAAAACAGGAAGATCAGATTAAGAATCTTAATGTACAAGAGAAATTAGCAGTGGAGTATCTACGTGTTAGAACTAAAGCATTCTCAGAAGGTTTTGCAACATCAACAGAGGTAGTGGATGCTGAGATGAATCTGTCTGGTGTAAGACTAATGAAACTACAAGCCAATTATAATTATGCTATAGGGGTGGCATCCCTTTTCGAAGTAGCAGGATTAAGTCATGATTTTTTACAATACACAAAATAATATAAGCTTTAAAAGATGAAAAATAAAGTTGTAAGTGCAATGGTTGCTATCGTTATAGTGCTTTTAATTTTAATTATATCACTATGGTATATGAGTGCACCATCAGAATCCTATATTCAAGGACAGGTAGATGCTACACAGATTAATGTGGCTTCTAAGATACCTGGACGTGTAGAAGATATTTTAGTAAAGGAGGGACAACAAGTTAAAGCTGGGGAGTTATTATTAAAAATAAGCACTCCTGAGATAGATGCTAAACTACTACAGGCAGAATCAGCTAAACAGGCTGCACAAGCTATGGATGCTAAAGCAAATAAAGGAGCAAGAGGTGAAGAAGTCTCTGCGACTTATAATATGTGGCAACAAGCAAAAGCTGGAGCAGAGTTAGCAGAGAAGACTTATAATCGTGTAGAGAATTTATATAAAGAGAAAGTAGTACCAGCTCAAAAAAGAGATGAGGCATATACACAGTTTAAGGCTTCACAAGAAGTAGAGAAAGCGGCTTATGCTAAGTATCAAATGGTACAAAAAGGAGCTCGTGTAGAGGATAAAGCTGCAGCATTAGCTATGGTAGGACAGGCACAAGGTGCTGTAAATGAAGTGTTGTCTCTGAAAGGAGAAGGTGATGTAAAAGCTCCACAACAAGGAGAAGTATTGACTATCATGCCTAATAAAGGTGAGATAGTGAATTCTGGTTACCCAGTGGTTAATCTAGTAGATTTGTCAGATGTATGGGTATATTTCAATATCAAAGAGAACCTAATGCCTAAGTTTAAGATGGGAAGCAAGTTTACTGCTAAATTCCCTGCTCTAGGGGATGAGATGGTAGAACTAGAAGTACAGTATATCGCTGCTCAAGGGGATTATGCTACTTGGACTGCTACGAAAACAAAAGGTGATTTTGATATGAAAACATTCTTAATTAAAGCTTACCCAACTAAGAAGGTAGAAGGTCTTAGACCAGGTATGAGTGCTTTAGTATTAGAAAGTAGTTTGAAATAGAAGATGTAATGACTAAAACAGGTTTTTTATCTATATTTATTAGTGAGTGTAAAAGGATGTTTACATCACCGCGGTTGCTTGTCTTGATGATAGGTGTACCTGTGATGTTATTCTATTTTTATTCGTCACTGCTGAGTCAAGGGATTTCACGAGATCTCCCAGTTACTTTATTAGATTTAGATAAAAGTAAATTGTCTCGTCAGTTAGGGCGTATGATTGATGCTACAGCTAGTATGGACATTGCTTATGAGGTAAGTGATGCGCTAGAAGGTCAGCAGACGATTAGAAGAGGAGATTCTTTTGCTCTAATTATTATACCAAAGGATTTTCAGAAGAATGCTCAGAAAGGCGTTTATACTAATGTAGTGTGTTACTATAATGGGCAATATCTATTGCCTGCAGGACTAATACAAAGAGACTTCCAGATGGTAGCCGGTAATCTAGCAGCTGGGGCAAAGATTATAAGTTTACAACAGAGTGGACTGATGTCAGAACAGGCTGTAGCTACTGTAGTTCCTACAGGGACGAATAGTCATGTACTGTACAATCCTTATACAAGTTATGGATACTATCTGACACTTGCTTTTATGCCGATGTCATTTCAGATTATTATTATGGTCATCTCTATCTATGTTTTTGGATCTGTGTTGAGATATAATAAAGGAAAAGAATTATTAGAACAGAGTAATGATAAGGTATTCGTAGCGGTGATAAGTAGAATATTACCCTATACATTATTGTTCTGTTTAATGGGGTTCATGATGAATAGTTTACTTTATTACCGAATCGGAGTTCCTTTTAAAGGAAACTTCTTCGTTATTAATTTATTCTTCTGTTCTTTCGTAGTGGTATGTCAGAGTATGGCCTTCTTTATGGCTTCTATTATGTCTAGCCTTAGAACAGCATTGACTATAGGAGGATCTTATGCAGCTCTAGCCTTTTCTTTTGCTGGATATACATTCCCACCAGAAGGGATGAGCGCATTCATAAGAGGGTTTAATTATATTTTTCCATTCCACTCTTATATGCGTTTTACAGTTGATTATGCTATTAAAGGATTTCAATATAATAATACACAACAGAATTACATCATTACACTTGCGATATTTGTATGTGTAGGATTGTTGTGTATCCCATTGTACTATAAAAAATTGAAGAAAGGAGGATACGATGTTTAAAGGTCTAATAGCTAACTTCGCTTTAATTACAGAAGCGTGTAAACGAGAGTTTAAACTAATCTTTTCGGATTCGGCTGTAGTGATGTCCTATATGCTATCTTTTATGTTAGTAGGATTTTTCTACTCTTATGTTTATTCACATGAGAACTTTGATGACTTACCTGTAGCAATTGTAGATCACGATCAGGCTAAGTTAGGGCAACAGGTTAGTAGAATGATAGATGCTACACATCAGTTAAAGGTAGTGTATCATACAAGTGATTTTGATGCGGCTAAGGAAGTATATGATAAAGGTGAAATTAGAGGTATTATTATGATACCAAAGGATTTTACTCGTGATATGCAAAAGGGAGAAGTACCATCTATCTCTGTATATGCAGATGCGTCTTATATGCTCTATTATAAGCAAACTATAGGAGCTGTGATGGTCTCTATGGGAACGTTCAATGCGCAAGTAGAAGTGAACAAGGCAATGGCTAAAAGTACGCCAATGGATCAGGCTATTGCTACTAGACGTCCATTTAATGTCACAGCTGTACCTCTTTATAATATTAATGTAGGATATGCTACATTCGTTATCCCAGTAGTGTTTATCATTGCGTTACAAACATTACAATTAACAGGTATGGGGATTATGGGAGGAACACTTCGTCAGAATGGGATGTTTGCTCAGGTCTTCTCTTATGCTGAAAAAAGACGTTTTAGCAATGTTTTTTTAACTTTAGGAAGAGCCTTGACTTATTTGATTATTTCAATGATATTACTTTTAGTAGGATTGCTTATTATCATGCATGTTTATAATTTGCCCCAACGAGGAAATATATTTGAGATTATGGTCTTTTTGATTCCTGTTATCTTGTCTATTACCTTTATGGGAATGACTTTAGTCAACTTCTTTAAAAGAAGAGAAGAGGCGATTATGAGTGTTACGGTATTCTCTATTCCAGCTCTAATGCTTAGTGGTACTTCATGGCCTACAATAGCCTTTCCAGCTTGGATAAAAGGTGTTTCTGTATTGGTACCAAGTACGTTAGGAGTAAAAGGATTTATATCTCTTACACAGTTCGGAGCATCACTGACAGAAATTAGCGATGTCTTTATTAAAATGTGGGGTATTTGTATTTTTTATTTTATCTTTGCAGTCTGGACCAACAGAAGGTTAAGACAAACGAAAACAACTAATTCAATATAGCTTTAGAGCTAATAAAATTAAAAAAGCAGAAGTATTTACTTCTGCTTTTTTGTTATAATTTAATGTTTTAGATTAGGATGTTGATTAAGTAAACGTTCTTTAAATCGTATTCCCATCACTCTACCTTTACCTAAAATATCTGTAATAGATGAAGAAGAATCAGAAAGAGGGATTCCTTGAGTACCATTAGTTACTCTATCAAAGAATATAATTTCAATGTTTTTACCATCTTTTTCAAATACTAGTTTATTACTTACTTTATTTCCTGTAGTAGCCAACATTCTAGTTGTTTTATCTACATTGCTTAGTGGAGTGATTTTAGCTCTTTTTAGTTGACTACTAGTTATCGTAAAAAAGTCAGACTGCTCACCTTCTATAAAAAGGATGTAGTGAATGTCTTCACCTACTAATACTAAATAAGCTGCATTGGCTGCTTGTGTATAACGTGCTCTCACACCTATTAATCCCCAGCCTAACACTTTTAACCCAGTAAATAAGGTGCTTTTAGTCTTAGACGTTAAATTAGTGATGTAAGCACATTCAGTAAAAGCATCAATTTTCTCATGTGGAAAACGTTTTACTAGTGGGCTGTAAATACGTTGAAGTAACTCTTCTTGAAATTCTTCACTCTTAGCAACCATATTCGGGCTTTCGTATTCTTTTATGGAGTTTTTACCCCCTTTTATGTAACATAAAAGCATAGAAATAACTACCTCCAAAAACAAGGACTATAACAACAATTATTATAGGATTCATAGTAATATAATTTTAATTAATTTAAAGTGTTAAAATTAACTAAATTGCTATGTTATTGTGTGGTGTTGTTTGTTTTAATGTGGTTTTAATTAGTTTTTTATATTTAATTTGTATATTCCTGATTCGTTCTTGTCATTATCAGGGTCCTCACATAGTAAGAATTCTAAGTTTTTTCCTTCTTGACTATATAAAGTTAATCCTTCGAATTTATGTGTGTTACTTATGGTTAGTGTCTTTTCTACTTTTAATTTTTTGGTATCTATACGTCCTAGTATAGTTCCTTTTATTTCTCCATCAGCATAGGTTGATTGACCATCTTCTGCAGCAGCTAAGAAGTATATCTTGTCTTCTACTTTAATAGCGTCTGTAAAGCTAGTCTGTACTTTATTAAGTTTTGGTAATTTGATAGGCGTATAAGTGATTTGAAAATCATTTAGAATATTGTTACCCTTTACTACGAATACTCCATTAGCACCTTTAGGTCCATTTCCTCGATTAAAGAAATACCATAGATCGTTGTCAAAAATTACACCTTCTATATTAAAGTCCGCTTCACTTAGATTAGCAAAACTCTTCATAGAATCATATAGTATGTCTAGTTCGTTTTCTGAAAGGACTTCGTGCGTCAGTCCGTTTACTTCTACTAAGTTTATTCTATTCGGTTTAGAGCCAGAACCAAAAATATAGTAGTTTAACCCATCTGTAGTGATTGCTTCATAATCAGGTTTAATAGCTTTCTCTATATTCTCTTGACTTAGATTGTCACTTGATAAAGACGTTTTATAAAGATGATTATTCTCTAAACTATAGTGATAGAAGTAAGTGGAGTTGTCAGAAATGATATGGAGTTGGTTGTCATTATACACTAAGCCAGATGCAGCTCCAATGCCTAATATCTGAAAAAGTAGTTCAAGTGCAATTTGTTTCATGGAATAAATATTATATAAAAGCTGAGTAAATTAAAATAAAATAGTAATTTAAGCTTAAAAATTTCTGAGAATGAATATAGAAGAAAAATATAGAATAGACAACAAAGTTGAATTAGAAAAATTATCAACTGTACCTGATTTGAATTTATCAATGACGAAGGCATTTCGAAAAGTAGAAAAACTGAGTCGTAACTTAGGTAAGTTTCAGGATGTGATGTATGCTCATAATCGTTATAGCGTATTAATCTGTATACAAGGAATGGATACTGCTGGAAAAGACAGTTTGATTAGAGAAGTTTTTAAAGCTTTTAACGCTAGAGGGGTAGTGGTACAAAGTTTTAAGAAACCTACGTCTTATGAATTAGAGCATGATTATATATGGAGGCATTATGTGACCTTGCCTGAGAGAGGGAAGTTTACTGTGTTTAATCGTAGTCATTATGAGAATGTATTGATTTCTAGAGTTCACCCACAAGTAGTTTTAAATGAAAGAATACCCGGTATTAATAAAGCAGAAGATATAACAGAAGAGTTTTGGGACAAACGTTATGAAGAGATAAATAACTTTGAGAAACATATTAGTAATAATGGAGTAATAGTCTTGAAGTTCTTTTTGCACTTAAGTAAGAAGGAGCAGAAGAAAAGAATATTACGTCGATTAGAAAAAGAAAAACACAATTGGAAGTTTGAGCCTAGTGATATTAAAGAAAGAGAGTATTGGGATGACTATCAAAAGTATTATGAAGAGGCTATTAATAGGACATCTACAGCAGAATGCCCATGGTATGTATTACCTGCTGATGATAAGGCTTATTGTCGTTATGTGTTTGCTAAGATATTAGAAGAAGTATTTAATAAATATGACGATATCAAATTACCTAAACTAGACCCTGAGATTCAAAAGGATCTGGATATGTATATTGAGAAATTAAAAAATGAAGAGTAAATAAAGTTTATAGATTCCCCACTTACTATAGATTGGTTTATAATAATCATATAAAGAGGTAAAAGGATGAAAAGAAAGATAGTTATTCTGATAAACACATTGATGTTACTTATTGTATTGGGGTGTAAGGATACCGATAAGAGGAAGGAGGTCGCTGTAGAAACCAATATGGTGGAAGAAAAAGAGGAGACAGTAGAAGAAGAGTATATAGGTAATAATGATGAGGATTCCTTTGTTCTCTCACCTGATCATGAAGTAAATTCGATTAAAGTTGATTTTGATGGAGATGGAAAAGAGGAGTTATTCGAAATATTCAAAGGAGGAGGATATGAGAATTATGCTATAATAATTACTTGGGGCAATGGTGAGAAACATATAATAGGCTCTATTGATGGAGCAACACATTATGAACTCATTCCACAATGGGAGATTCTATGGATGCAAAGAATATCTGTTGTGGAGAAAGGAACAGTTTTATTTGACTATATAGATGGTGAGGGAAATTATAGAAATGAAGAAGATGTTCCAGAAAGTGAAAAAGTTATTTTAAAGAACGAAGGACTATCGATAGGTGTAGGAGATTCTTGTGGTAGTGGTATACTATATTGGGAAGAAGGGGAATATAAATGGTTTCAAACAAGTTAATATGTAAAGCCAATTCTAATACTAGAATTGGCTTTATTGTTCAGTTATGTTTCTATTTCTTTTTGCTTTTCTTTTTTAAAGAAAATCCGTAGGCTACACGGACAGCAAGTTGATCAGTGTTATAATCATTGTAGTTCTCATAACGAAGACTTACATCTACATAGCGATTAGCAAAACCGATAGATGGTGACCAAATAAAGGTATTTCCCATTCCTGAGTGAGTACCGATACCTGCTCCTAATTCTCCCATAGCATAGATGTTTTTGTTTAAAAACTGTTTAAATCCTGCTTTTATTGGAACTAATCCTAAATCTCCTTCATCTCCATTAAATAAATGAGTATAACCTGAAGTTAAAGTAAATGAGGTTTTTTGACTAACGTCATATTGGATTCTAGCATCTACACCAAGTGCAGCATCATATTTAGAATCTAAAGGCATACCTCCGTTTAGACCAAAACCTACTCTAAATCCCTTAGGATAATAAGGCTTGTCTTTCTTTTGAGCTGCAGCTGGCATTGCAACTAAAATAGCACTTAGTGCTAACACTGTAAGTGAAATTTTTTT
It encodes the following:
- a CDS encoding DUF6929 family protein; translation: MKQIALELLFQILGIGAASGLVYNDNQLHIISDNSTYFYHYSLENNHLYKTSLSSDNLSQENIEKAIKPDYEAITTDGLNYYIFGSGSKPNRINLVEVNGLTHEVLSENELDILYDSMKSFANLSEADFNIEGVIFDNDLWYFFNRGNGPKGANGVFVVKGNNILNDFQITYTPIKLPKLNKVQTSFTDAIKVEDKIYFLAAAEDGQSTYADGEIKGTILGRIDTKKLKVEKTLTISNTHKFEGLTLYSQEGKNLEFLLCEDPDNDKNESGIYKLNIKN
- a CDS encoding PPK2 family polyphosphate kinase → MNIEEKYRIDNKVELEKLSTVPDLNLSMTKAFRKVEKLSRNLGKFQDVMYAHNRYSVLICIQGMDTAGKDSLIREVFKAFNARGVVVQSFKKPTSYELEHDYIWRHYVTLPERGKFTVFNRSHYENVLISRVHPQVVLNERIPGINKAEDITEEFWDKRYEEINNFEKHISNNGVIVLKFFLHLSKKEQKKRILRRLEKEKHNWKFEPSDIKEREYWDDYQKYYEEAINRTSTAECPWYVLPADDKAYCRYVFAKILEEVFNKYDDIKLPKLDPEIQKDLDMYIEKLKNEE
- a CDS encoding ABC transporter permease produces the protein MFKGLIANFALITEACKREFKLIFSDSAVVMSYMLSFMLVGFFYSYVYSHENFDDLPVAIVDHDQAKLGQQVSRMIDATHQLKVVYHTSDFDAAKEVYDKGEIRGIIMIPKDFTRDMQKGEVPSISVYADASYMLYYKQTIGAVMVSMGTFNAQVEVNKAMAKSTPMDQAIATRRPFNVTAVPLYNINVGYATFVIPVVFIIALQTLQLTGMGIMGGTLRQNGMFAQVFSYAEKRRFSNVFLTLGRALTYLIISMILLLVGLLIIMHVYNLPQRGNIFEIMVFLIPVILSITFMGMTLVNFFKRREEAIMSVTVFSIPALMLSGTSWPTIAFPAWIKGVSVLVPSTLGVKGFISLTQFGASLTEISDVFIKMWGICIFYFIFAVWTNRRLRQTKTTNSI
- a CDS encoding ABC transporter permease → MFTSPRLLVLMIGVPVMLFYFYSSLLSQGISRDLPVTLLDLDKSKLSRQLGRMIDATASMDIAYEVSDALEGQQTIRRGDSFALIIIPKDFQKNAQKGVYTNVVCYYNGQYLLPAGLIQRDFQMVAGNLAAGAKIISLQQSGLMSEQAVATVVPTGTNSHVLYNPYTSYGYYLTLAFMPMSFQIIIMVISIYVFGSVLRYNKGKELLEQSNDKVFVAVISRILPYTLLFCLMGFMMNSLLYYRIGVPFKGNFFVINLFFCSFVVVCQSMAFFMASIMSSLRTALTIGGSYAALAFSFAGYTFPPEGMSAFIRGFNYIFPFHSYMRFTVDYAIKGFQYNNTQQNYIITLAIFVCVGLLCIPLYYKKLKKGGYDV
- a CDS encoding TolC family protein translates to MKRLDLRDYFSVVGGILFFIGMSSSVYAQESLSFTDAYNKMYQDNSLIKAVEKQEEVHHYKWQATKGLRYPSVRAFGGGLYLSKSLGVDLNGLKNGIGDFIHLPNPDVLGNWSKSFNKKDMVFGGFMATWPLYTGGKINAAIKAHEIESKIGEKELEKTKNKLITELAQRYYSVKLAEEAVAVRRTVLEGMNKHLHDATKLEEHGMIAAVEKMSADVAVSEANRQLDGALKDAKLARLALANTLEVDEVTATLDSDFFSIPQLENVDFFQGSAVENYPELQKLVLQKELADQGVKVKQSANYPTVFGFGQTILAHNNPILIGEKDSKPWVVGIGVSYTLFEGFKNKNEIKAAKATRESVELFETKAKSDVKMLVAKLYQDIQKQEDQIKNLNVQEKLAVEYLRVRTKAFSEGFATSTEVVDAEMNLSGVRLMKLQANYNYAIGVASLFEVAGLSHDFLQYTK
- a CDS encoding HlyD family secretion protein yields the protein MKNKVVSAMVAIVIVLLILIISLWYMSAPSESYIQGQVDATQINVASKIPGRVEDILVKEGQQVKAGELLLKISTPEIDAKLLQAESAKQAAQAMDAKANKGARGEEVSATYNMWQQAKAGAELAEKTYNRVENLYKEKVVPAQKRDEAYTQFKASQEVEKAAYAKYQMVQKGARVEDKAAALAMVGQAQGAVNEVLSLKGEGDVKAPQQGEVLTIMPNKGEIVNSGYPVVNLVDLSDVWVYFNIKENLMPKFKMGSKFTAKFPALGDEMVELEVQYIAAQGDYATWTATKTKGDFDMKTFLIKAYPTKKVEGLRPGMSALVLESSLK